Proteins encoded in a region of the Acidobacteriota bacterium genome:
- a CDS encoding winged helix-turn-helix domain-containing protein, translating into MKSNGEEDQNLQFGLFELKLKSEELFSDGAPVKLPPQPFKVLAFLAIRAGQLVTREELQQEIWGADTFVDFDKGLNFCIKQIREALGDNAQTPQFIETLPRRGYRFIAPVEKIAVSSEVALPQTASLQQPDATEQSFEARTSGLTKRPLHWFALAFAAVAALALAGYVWRQRAASPAKPATGKIMLAVLPFENLNADATQDYFSDGLTEEMITQLGRLRPQQLGVIARTTALTYKQTKKDIRQIGQELGVAYVLEGSVRREAGRVRITAQLIQVSDQTHLWAETFDRQQSDMLQIQSEVASRVARSLALELLSTSPANALARKTSQPDAYDAYLKGRYLIIKDTLEDFERSIPFFEQAIAKDPNFAPAYVGLVESYLMMATWRNTPAGEILPKAKPAALKAVELDPSLAEAYSALGSVNFWLEWNWPEAEANFKRAIELNPSNPHIHLHYASYLSTQGQIEAGVEQVKQALQLDPVSLLTNGLAAFFYLRARRFDDAITQARIMLEIEPSSPSAYYCLSSAYTYKGMYREAVETARQQMRKHGEKEETIKARTSGDPHDVILKNRQENLNWMKEAMAKGERVSASYLASVYAELGETDHAFESLEKSFAMREPSFVYFKIHPGYDNLHTDPRFTQLAQRMGLSH; encoded by the coding sequence ATGAAATCCAACGGAGAAGAAGATCAAAACCTGCAGTTCGGTCTGTTCGAGTTGAAGCTGAAAAGCGAAGAGCTTTTCAGCGATGGCGCGCCAGTCAAACTGCCGCCGCAGCCGTTCAAAGTTTTGGCGTTTCTGGCCATTCGCGCCGGGCAATTGGTCACGCGCGAAGAGTTGCAACAGGAAATCTGGGGCGCAGACACCTTCGTAGATTTCGACAAGGGACTGAATTTCTGCATCAAGCAAATCCGCGAAGCGCTTGGCGACAATGCCCAAACGCCACAATTTATCGAAACGCTGCCGCGCAGAGGGTATCGCTTCATTGCGCCGGTAGAAAAAATAGCGGTTTCGTCCGAAGTCGCTTTGCCGCAGACCGCAAGTCTTCAGCAGCCGGACGCCACCGAACAAAGTTTTGAGGCTCGGACATCAGGATTAACCAAGCGCCCGCTTCATTGGTTCGCGCTGGCTTTTGCTGCTGTGGCGGCGCTGGCGCTGGCGGGTTACGTTTGGCGGCAACGCGCCGCTTCGCCAGCCAAACCGGCCACCGGGAAAATCATGCTGGCTGTTCTGCCGTTTGAAAATCTCAATGCCGATGCGACGCAGGATTATTTCAGCGATGGATTGACCGAAGAAATGATCACGCAACTCGGTCGTTTGCGGCCTCAGCAACTCGGCGTTATCGCCCGAACGACGGCCCTGACGTACAAGCAGACGAAAAAAGACATTCGCCAAATCGGCCAGGAACTGGGCGTTGCTTACGTGCTGGAAGGCAGTGTGCGCCGCGAGGCCGGCCGAGTGCGCATCACCGCGCAACTCATTCAGGTCAGCGATCAAACGCATTTGTGGGCCGAAACTTTCGACCGCCAGCAAAGCGATATGCTGCAAATTCAAAGCGAAGTCGCCAGCCGCGTGGCCCGCTCTTTGGCGTTGGAATTACTCTCTACATCCCCGGCTAACGCGCTCGCCCGCAAAACCAGCCAGCCCGATGCCTATGACGCTTATCTCAAAGGCCGCTATCTGATCATCAAAGACACGCTGGAAGATTTTGAGCGAAGCATTCCTTTCTTTGAACAGGCGATTGCCAAAGACCCGAACTTTGCTCCGGCCTATGTCGGCTTGGTGGAATCGTACTTGATGATGGCGACCTGGCGGAACACGCCAGCGGGCGAAATTTTGCCGAAAGCAAAACCCGCCGCGTTGAAGGCTGTCGAACTCGATCCGTCGTTGGCCGAAGCTTATTCAGCGCTTGGTTCGGTCAATTTCTGGTTGGAATGGAACTGGCCGGAAGCGGAAGCGAATTTCAAACGCGCAATCGAACTCAATCCCAGCAACCCGCACATTCATCTTCATTATGCTTCTTACCTGTCAACCCAGGGGCAAATCGAAGCGGGCGTCGAACAGGTCAAACAGGCGCTGCAACTCGACCCGGTTTCGCTGCTGACGAATGGGCTGGCGGCGTTTTTCTATTTGCGCGCGCGTCGTTTCGATGATGCCATCACGCAGGCCAGAATCATGCTGGAAATCGAACCGAGTTCGCCTTCGGCCTACTATTGTTTGAGCAGCGCATACACATATAAAGGAATGTACAGGGAAGCGGTGGAAACGGCTCGTCAGCAGATGCGCAAACACGGCGAGAAAGAAGAAACGATCAAGGCGCGAACTTCAGGCGACCCGCATGACGTGATCCTGAAAAACCGCCAGGAAAATCTGAACTGGATGAAAGAAGCGATGGCGAAAGGCGAAAGAGTTTCGGCAAGCTACCTGGCCAGCGTGTATGCAGAATTGGGCGAAACCGATCATGCGTTTGAATCGCTGGAAAAATCCTTCGCAATGCGTGAACCGTCATTCGTTTACTTCAAAATTCATCCCGGATACGACAACCTGCACACAGATCCACGATTTACACAATTGGCTCAGCGAATGGGATTGAGCCATTGA
- a CDS encoding nuclear transport factor 2 family protein, whose product MLKKLIGLSLCFLAAFASLAQAQTPSKDDGREADRAAIRAHIESICQAFIDGDIDKIYSTHTEDWRGFLEGSRVPIKGIDEYMRANGIPWPQPANTAKSAPRQNPASGFKVFDFDVQFYGPELAVACFNVDFGQKSGSEMTTLNRYRIMDVYAKRNGRWIQAASHTVIDPAWRAERQSQPANLPQQVRQQILTAREAVWRAFFTNDQAELDKLVPADTIVLEGSAEKPFVRKAEIMESAKQLAQSGSKLVRLEFPQTEIQVYGNTAILYTTYLYELENKGERHTSTGRATEIFVWRNGTWVNPGWHMSPFK is encoded by the coding sequence ATGCTGAAAAAATTGATCGGGCTTTCTTTATGTTTTTTAGCGGCCTTTGCCTCCCTGGCTCAAGCGCAAACGCCCTCAAAAGATGATGGCCGCGAAGCCGACCGCGCCGCCATTCGCGCGCACATTGAAAGCATTTGTCAGGCGTTCATTGACGGCGACATTGACAAAATTTACTCCACGCATACGGAAGACTGGCGTGGATTTTTGGAAGGTTCGCGCGTGCCGATCAAAGGCATTGACGAATATATGCGCGCCAACGGCATTCCCTGGCCACAGCCAGCCAACACAGCCAAGTCTGCGCCCAGGCAGAATCCCGCTTCCGGGTTCAAGGTCTTCGATTTCGACGTGCAATTTTACGGTCCTGAACTGGCGGTGGCCTGCTTCAATGTGGATTTCGGACAGAAATCCGGCAGCGAGATGACCACACTGAATCGGTATCGCATTATGGACGTGTACGCCAAACGAAACGGCCGGTGGATTCAAGCGGCGTCTCACACCGTGATTGATCCGGCGTGGCGCGCTGAGCGGCAATCGCAACCCGCGAACTTGCCGCAGCAGGTACGCCAGCAAATTCTGACCGCGCGCGAAGCCGTCTGGCGCGCCTTTTTCACCAACGATCAGGCGGAGTTGGACAAACTGGTTCCGGCAGACACCATCGTGCTGGAAGGTTCGGCGGAAAAACCTTTCGTCAGGAAAGCCGAGATCATGGAATCGGCCAAACAACTCGCCCAAAGCGGCAGCAAACTCGTCCGGTTGGAATTCCCGCAAACCGAAATTCAGGTGTATGGAAACACCGCAATCCTTTACACCACGTACCTGTATGAGTTGGAAAACAAAGGCGAGCGCCACACCAGCACCGGGCGCGCAACAGAGATTTTCGTCTGGCGCAATGGCACTTGGGTCAACCCTGGCTGGCACATGTCGCCTTTCAAATAA
- a CDS encoding M1 family metallopeptidase — MRLHHASLFVCLPLFVLANLIVAQTPSRTDILRGEYSPWRANNDLLSYDLDIRVDPDKKFLSGKNTIRFKVLKDDTRIQLDLFANLNVDKILHNGTELKYSRELGTVFVDFPAPLKKGSVQAIEFYYSGSPKETGRFGGISFGKDPAGRPWINTACEGIGASIWWPNKDQQRDEVETMQMHVAVPNALTDVSNGRFLGKKDLGDGYTRYDWNISYPINNYNVSLNIGAYEHFSDKLGDLTLDYYCLPENLEKAKRQFAQTKPMLEVFQKYFGEYPFKRDGYKLIEVPYSGMEHQSAVTYGNHFANGYLERDWTGVGVSLKFDFIIIHESAHEWFGNSITAADVSDQWIHEGWATYAECVYVEGMFGREDALKYTNGYKAKVRNRQPIVTARGVNQTPSQDQYFKGALFLHTLRSVVDNDERWWKLLRDYCKKFKYKNILTEDLVAFFNKGTGKNLTPIFDQYLRHTALPVLELRFENGSISYRWKADVKEFAMPVKVGSKNNWQTIQPTTEWRTIKSNLKKDDFEVATDLYYIVVNKL; from the coding sequence GTATGACCTGGACATTCGCGTTGATCCCGACAAGAAATTCCTCAGCGGGAAAAACACGATTCGCTTCAAGGTGCTGAAAGACGACACCCGCATTCAGCTTGATCTGTTTGCCAATCTGAACGTAGACAAAATCCTGCACAACGGAACCGAACTGAAATACTCCCGCGAACTGGGCACGGTGTTTGTGGATTTCCCCGCGCCGCTCAAGAAAGGTTCAGTGCAAGCGATTGAGTTTTATTACTCCGGTTCGCCGAAGGAAACCGGACGCTTTGGCGGCATCAGCTTTGGCAAAGACCCGGCAGGTCGTCCGTGGATCAACACCGCTTGTGAAGGCATAGGCGCCAGCATCTGGTGGCCGAACAAAGATCAGCAGCGCGATGAAGTCGAAACCATGCAAATGCACGTCGCGGTGCCCAACGCGCTGACGGATGTTTCCAATGGACGGTTTTTGGGGAAGAAGGATTTGGGTGACGGCTATACGCGTTACGATTGGAACATCAGCTATCCGATCAACAATTACAACGTGTCGCTGAACATTGGCGCGTACGAACATTTCAGCGATAAGCTGGGCGATCTGACGCTGGATTATTACTGTTTGCCGGAAAACCTGGAAAAGGCGAAACGCCAATTTGCCCAGACCAAACCGATGCTTGAGGTGTTTCAAAAATACTTCGGCGAATACCCGTTCAAGCGCGACGGGTATAAGCTGATCGAAGTGCCGTATTCCGGGATGGAGCATCAAAGCGCCGTGACCTATGGCAATCATTTCGCCAATGGGTATCTGGAACGCGACTGGACGGGCGTGGGCGTCAGTTTGAAGTTCGACTTCATCATCATTCACGAAAGCGCGCACGAATGGTTCGGCAACAGCATCACCGCCGCGGACGTGTCCGACCAGTGGATTCACGAAGGCTGGGCGACGTATGCCGAATGCGTGTACGTGGAGGGAATGTTCGGTCGCGAAGACGCGTTGAAATACACCAACGGGTACAAAGCAAAAGTCCGAAATCGCCAGCCAATCGTCACCGCGCGGGGCGTCAACCAAACTCCTTCGCAGGATCAGTATTTCAAAGGCGCGCTGTTTCTGCACACGCTGCGGTCGGTGGTGGATAACGACGAACGTTGGTGGAAACTGCTGCGCGATTACTGCAAGAAGTTCAAATACAAGAACATCCTGACCGAAGACTTGGTGGCGTTCTTTAACAAGGGAACCGGAAAGAACCTGACACCGATCTTCGATCAGTATTTGCGGCATACGGCATTGCCAGTGCTGGAACTGCGCTTCGAAAACGGCAGCATTTCGTATCGCTGGAAGGCGGACGTGAAAGAATTCGCCATGCCAGTGAAAGTCGGCAGTAAAAATAACTGGCAAACGATTCAGCCGACAACGGAATGGAGAACGATAAAGTCCAACCTGAAGAAAGACGATTTCGAGGTCGCCACCGATTTGTATTACATCGTGGTTAACAAGCTTTGA